The following proteins come from a genomic window of Musa acuminata AAA Group cultivar baxijiao chromosome BXJ1-7, Cavendish_Baxijiao_AAA, whole genome shotgun sequence:
- the LOC135679738 gene encoding F-box/kelch-repeat protein At3g18720-like, with product MEEAAMNKTLSNTTTENTSTVVDEVMAETICKHHPDLPLLDQMANCECQQGSNPNALPALGLHGSSIAIDKNQKRETNVETRPTRYIPTDIVESLLTRMNPKDAVRLSVVCKDWRAATRLFDPTTRRTPWLITAKPMKTTCCLQSIVDKEVSFEIEFHGFPTERAYFSYCSHGWLASIPGILNPMQLVNPFSGERLQLPAHDLAPSFLCMSSAPTTRDCALLARDCYNFLYVWRPGDESWTKFEDPFQHFSTIISFEGQFYAWDYYSGLLTVLQVLPFRLRELSVPCPISFTSHYILFVRLVECCGNILLVIVTKLSHGSLNIHLYRLDMENKAWIKMESLGDRALFVDYRFFNPAISVSASEVGCHANCVYINGVYDVMVYDMDNHMIESFSFRHGQWSYIGGPIWITPSLN from the exons ATGGAGGAAGCAGCCATGAATAAAACATTATCAAACACGACGACTGAGAACACATCGACGGTCGTCGACGAAGTGATGGCAGAGACGATATGTAAACATCATCCTGATCTACCACTCCTTGATCAGATGGCGAATTGTGAGTGCCAACAGGGCTCTAATCCGAATGCCCTTCCTGCTTTAGGTCTTCACGG ATCTTCAATCGCAATCGATAAGAATCAAAAGAGGGAGACCAACGTCGAAACCAGGCCAACCAGGTACATTCCGACCGATATTGTGGAGTCGCTCTTGACGCGGATGAACCCCAAGGACGCCGTGCGCCTTAGTGTAGTATGCAAGGACTGGAGGGCCGCAACAAGACTGTTCGACCCGACTACGAGGAGGACTCCATGGCTAATTACCGCGAAGCCTATGAAGACCACCTGCTGCCTACAAAGCATAGTAGACAAGGAAGTCTCCTTCGAGATCGAGTTCCATGGCTTTCCAACAGAAAGAGCCTATTTCTCCTATTGCTCACACGGTTGGCTGGCGTCCATACCCGGTATCTTAAACCCAATGCAACTAGTGAATCCTTTCTCTGGGGAACGGTTGCAACTCCCAGCTCATGATCTTGCACCCAGTTTCCTCTGCATGTCATCAGCTCCGACAACCCGTGATTGTGCCCTTCTTGCACGTGACTGCTACAATTTTCTCTATGTTTGGAGACCAGGAGATGAGTCTTGGACCAAGTTCGAAGACCCATTCCAACATTTCAGTACAATAATTAGCTTCGAGGGGCAATTCTACGCCTGGGATTACTACAGTGGGCTCTTGACAGTTCTTCAAGTCCTTCCTTTTCGACTCAGGGAACTGTCGGTGCCATGTCCCATCAGTTTTACTAGCCATTATATTCTTTTTGTGCGATTGGTTGAGTGTTGTGGAAACATATTGTTGGTCATCGTTACAAAGCTTAGTCATGGATCCCTAAATATCCATCTATATAGACTTGATATGGAGAACAAGGCATGGATCAAGATGGAGAGCTTAGGAGATCGAGCATTATTCGtagattatcgattttttaatCCGGCAATTTCAGTCTCGGCTAGTGAAGTTGGATGTCATGCTAACTGTGTttatatcaatggtgtatatgatGTCATGGTTTACGATATGGATAACCACATGATAGAAAGTTTTTCATTTAGACACGGACAATGGTCATATATTGGTGGCCCAATTTGGATTACCCCAAGCTTGAATTGA